In Arthrobacter sp. QXT-31, one genomic interval encodes:
- a CDS encoding lysophospholipid acyltransferase family protein: protein MPWTPAASDRFYRLLVRTVLFLRWMFGIRLLVTGQDNLPDGSAGNRTARTVSPGSGAVVAITHFGYLDFAAAELVFWAHNRGQLRFLIHQGAADHWLAGPFISAAGQVVVGYGSRTAAYDAAVARLRAGEYLAVMPEAGVSRSFKVRECKTGAVRMAAEAGVPLIPVSVWGAHRILTRGNGLPLHRIRRAPVRVHIGEPVQLAVGIDPEKEAARLRTTLQAGIDAAIASFPVAARRGDWWMPEDLGGGAISEAERQRLDAADLARDRRRTSHPTV from the coding sequence ATGCCTTGGACACCGGCAGCCAGCGACCGCTTCTACCGCCTCCTCGTCCGGACGGTACTGTTCCTGCGGTGGATGTTCGGGATCCGCCTGCTGGTGACCGGGCAGGACAACCTGCCTGACGGGTCAGCCGGCAACAGGACAGCGAGAACGGTCAGTCCGGGCAGCGGTGCGGTCGTTGCCATTACCCACTTCGGCTATTTGGATTTCGCTGCCGCGGAGCTGGTGTTCTGGGCGCACAACCGCGGGCAGTTGCGGTTCCTGATCCATCAGGGGGCTGCCGACCACTGGCTCGCCGGTCCCTTCATCAGCGCAGCGGGCCAGGTGGTGGTGGGCTACGGTTCGCGCACGGCCGCCTATGACGCCGCCGTAGCCCGGCTGCGCGCCGGCGAGTATCTGGCCGTCATGCCCGAGGCCGGCGTCAGCCGCAGCTTCAAGGTCCGCGAATGCAAGACCGGGGCGGTGAGGATGGCGGCAGAGGCGGGGGTACCGCTGATTCCGGTTTCCGTCTGGGGCGCCCACCGGATCCTGACCCGCGGCAACGGCCTTCCGCTGCACCGCATCCGGCGCGCACCGGTCCGGGTGCACATCGGCGAGCCGGTGCAACTGGCCGTCGGCATCGATCCGGAGAAGGAAGCGGCGCGGCTCCGCACAACGCTCCAGGCCGGAATCGACGCCGCGATCGCCAGTTTCCCCGTGGCGGCGCGGCGGGGCGACTGGTGGATGCCGGAGGACCTCGGCGGCGGCGCCATCTCCGAGGCGGAACGCCAAAGGCTCGATGCCGCCGATCTGGCGAGGGACCGCCGTCGTACTTCCCACCCAACCGTGTAG
- a CDS encoding GNAT family N-acetyltransferase: MAIQYREWREGDDLALLEIWGDPETDQAGQFRGTLAPSGNAPWRRCIVAEDVVDGVAIPVAAGVVHEASLHPERLWAYVEVARDHRRAGIGSTLLMMLRREAEGSPSGVTRLRCKVEPGTSGAAFAEAAGLTPIQHTRLVVVEPSALKLPVFGDGSEEAASERIEDLATGSVELSDVVGRYYSSVHSWDSPGELGIGTVQRLFLDELSGAHGAIVLRSPKESAFGSGVPASRKGKIQAFAVSYAQGNPDHPSDVFLGHEPELGADEAQAAVRDLLALIAYQYPVLMEVDDSMAALRAVIDPLMEAGKARRQGAETFVVSD, from the coding sequence GTGGCGATCCAGTACCGCGAATGGCGCGAGGGCGATGACCTCGCGCTGCTGGAAATCTGGGGCGACCCGGAGACCGACCAGGCGGGCCAGTTCCGCGGCACCCTTGCTCCTTCCGGCAACGCGCCGTGGCGGCGCTGCATCGTGGCCGAGGACGTCGTCGACGGCGTGGCCATCCCGGTTGCCGCCGGCGTGGTCCACGAGGCCAGCCTGCACCCGGAGCGGCTGTGGGCCTATGTCGAGGTTGCCCGGGACCACCGCCGGGCCGGCATCGGCTCCACGCTGCTCATGATGCTGCGCCGCGAGGCGGAAGGGTCGCCGTCGGGCGTTACCCGGCTCCGCTGCAAGGTGGAGCCGGGAACCTCCGGCGCCGCCTTCGCGGAGGCGGCGGGGCTCACCCCGATCCAGCACACCCGGCTCGTCGTCGTGGAACCGTCCGCCCTGAAGCTGCCGGTCTTCGGCGACGGTTCCGAGGAAGCGGCGTCGGAACGCATCGAGGACCTGGCCACCGGTTCGGTGGAGCTCTCCGACGTGGTCGGCCGGTACTACTCGTCCGTCCACAGCTGGGACAGCCCGGGGGAGCTGGGCATCGGCACAGTCCAGCGGCTCTTCCTGGACGAGCTCAGCGGCGCCCACGGCGCGATTGTGCTGCGTTCGCCGAAGGAGAGTGCCTTCGGGTCCGGCGTGCCGGCCAGCCGCAAGGGCAAGATCCAGGCCTTCGCGGTCAGCTACGCCCAGGGCAATCCCGACCATCCTTCCGACGTGTTCCTCGGCCACGAGCCGGAGCTTGGCGCCGACGAGGCTCAGGCTGCGGTCCGTGACCTGCTGGCCCTGATTGCGTACCAGTACCCGGTGCTCATGGAAGTGGACGATTCCATGGCAGCGCTGCGCGCCGTCATCGACCCCCTGATGGAAGCGGGCAAAGCCCGCCGGCAGGGCGCCGAGACGTTCGTCGTCTCGGACTGA
- a CDS encoding glycine--tRNA ligase has translation MAAKSVLDQVISLSKRRGFVFQAGEIYGGSRSAWDYGPLGAELKENIKRQWWQSVVRGREDVVGLDSSVILPRQVWEASGHVEVFSDPLVECLSCHKRYRADHLEEEYEEKKGRPAENGLKDIACANCGTRGEWTEPQEFSGLLKTFLGPVASDEGLHYLRPETAQGIFVNFNNVLTTSRKKPPFGIGQIGKSFRNEITPGNFIFRTREFEQMEMEFFVEPGTDEEWHEYWMKERMAWYTGLGIREDNLRFFEHPQDKLSHYSKGTTDIEYRFGFQGSEWGELEGIANRTDFDLSTHAKASGTDLSYFNQATNERYTPYVIEPAAGLTRSFMAFLIDAYTEDEAPNAKGGVDVRTVLKLDPRLAPVKAAVLPLSRNEALSPKAKDLGTQLRRNWNIDFDDAGAIGRRYRRQDEIGTPFCITVDFDTLEDQAVTIRERDTMSQERVSLDKVEGYLAARLIGA, from the coding sequence ATGGCAGCAAAATCCGTCCTCGACCAGGTCATTTCCCTTTCCAAGCGGAGAGGTTTCGTTTTCCAGGCCGGCGAGATCTACGGAGGCTCGCGTTCCGCTTGGGACTACGGACCCCTCGGTGCCGAGCTGAAGGAAAACATCAAGCGCCAGTGGTGGCAGTCCGTGGTGCGCGGCCGCGAGGACGTGGTGGGCCTGGACTCCTCCGTGATCCTGCCCCGCCAGGTATGGGAAGCTTCCGGCCACGTCGAGGTCTTCTCCGACCCCCTCGTCGAGTGCCTCTCCTGCCACAAGCGCTACCGCGCCGACCACCTCGAAGAGGAATACGAGGAGAAGAAGGGCCGTCCCGCCGAGAACGGCCTCAAGGACATCGCGTGCGCCAACTGCGGAACCCGCGGCGAGTGGACCGAACCGCAGGAATTCTCCGGCCTCCTGAAGACCTTCCTAGGCCCCGTGGCCAGCGACGAGGGCCTGCACTACCTGCGCCCCGAAACCGCCCAGGGCATCTTCGTGAACTTCAACAACGTGCTCACCACGTCCCGGAAGAAGCCGCCGTTCGGCATCGGCCAGATCGGCAAGTCCTTCCGCAACGAGATCACGCCGGGCAACTTCATTTTCCGCACCCGCGAGTTCGAGCAGATGGAAATGGAATTCTTCGTCGAGCCGGGCACGGACGAAGAATGGCACGAGTACTGGATGAAGGAGCGCATGGCCTGGTACACCGGCCTGGGCATCCGCGAGGACAACCTGCGCTTCTTCGAGCACCCGCAGGACAAGCTCAGCCACTACTCCAAGGGCACCACGGACATCGAGTACCGCTTCGGCTTCCAGGGCTCCGAGTGGGGCGAGCTCGAAGGCATCGCCAACCGCACCGACTTCGACCTCTCCACGCACGCCAAGGCCTCCGGAACGGACCTGAGCTACTTCAACCAGGCCACCAACGAGCGCTACACGCCGTACGTGATCGAGCCCGCCGCCGGCTTGACCCGCTCCTTCATGGCCTTCCTCATCGACGCCTACACCGAGGACGAGGCCCCCAACGCCAAGGGCGGCGTGGATGTCCGCACCGTGCTCAAGCTTGACCCGCGGCTAGCCCCGGTCAAGGCTGCCGTGCTGCCGCTGAGCCGCAACGAGGCCCTCTCCCCGAAGGCCAAGGACCTCGGCACGCAGCTGCGCAGGAACTGGAACATCGACTTCGACGACGCCGGCGCCATTGGCCGCCGTTACCGCCGCCAGGACGAGATCGGCACCCCGTTCTGCATCACCGTGGACTTCGACACGCTTGAGGACCAGGCGGTCACCATCCGTGAACGCGACACCATGAGCCAGGAACGCGTGTCCCTGGACAAGGTGGAGGGCTACCTGGCCGCACGGCTGATCGGCGCCTAG
- a CDS encoding DMT family transporter: MTHAPRLPLAVGLPMAVASGLAIPVQGRINGALGARLGDGVAAAVVSFSTGLIVMVIVSLVAPRGRAGLARILPALRERRFPPYYALAGGIGAFFVFAQSFTVGLLGIALFTVATVTGQTLSGLLVDRLGIGPAGKKSVTGIRVIGCILTIAAVSWAVSPRFASAGAAASGSAAAAGQADPAALLLPVILPVLAGFLMSFQQAMNGTATVHYGTPIAATLVNFIAGTCVLWIAWSIKVAVAGPANPLPAEWWYYLGGPMGCVFIGLGALLVRSLGVLVTGLGMIAGQLLGSLGLDLLVPTPGTVVEAATVLGTLLTLASIVVATLPWPRGALRR, encoded by the coding sequence ATGACCCATGCACCCCGGCTGCCCCTTGCCGTGGGCCTTCCGATGGCTGTGGCCTCCGGGCTTGCCATTCCCGTCCAGGGGCGGATCAACGGGGCCCTTGGTGCCCGGCTCGGCGACGGCGTCGCCGCCGCCGTCGTCAGTTTCAGCACCGGGTTGATCGTGATGGTCATCGTGTCCCTCGTGGCCCCGCGCGGGCGGGCTGGCCTCGCCCGGATCCTGCCGGCGCTGCGTGAACGCCGCTTCCCGCCGTACTATGCGCTCGCCGGCGGCATCGGCGCCTTTTTCGTCTTCGCGCAGTCCTTCACCGTGGGGCTGCTTGGCATCGCCCTCTTCACCGTGGCCACCGTCACCGGGCAGACCCTCAGCGGACTCCTGGTGGACCGGCTGGGCATCGGTCCGGCAGGCAAGAAGTCCGTCACGGGCATCCGCGTCATCGGCTGCATCCTCACCATCGCCGCCGTCTCCTGGGCGGTCTCGCCCCGCTTCGCCTCAGCCGGTGCCGCTGCATCCGGCAGTGCGGCCGCCGCCGGGCAAGCCGACCCTGCAGCGCTGCTGCTGCCGGTCATCCTGCCGGTGCTCGCGGGTTTCCTCATGAGCTTCCAGCAGGCGATGAACGGCACCGCCACCGTGCACTATGGGACGCCGATCGCGGCCACGCTGGTGAACTTCATCGCCGGCACCTGCGTGCTGTGGATTGCATGGTCCATCAAGGTGGCCGTCGCCGGGCCGGCCAATCCGCTGCCGGCGGAATGGTGGTACTACCTCGGCGGGCCGATGGGCTGCGTGTTCATCGGCCTGGGTGCGCTGCTGGTGCGCAGCCTGGGGGTGCTGGTGACCGGCCTGGGCATGATCGCGGGCCAGCTCCTGGGCTCGCTTGGGCTGGACCTGCTGGTGCCCACGCCCGGGACCGTGGTGGAGGCCGCAACGGTGCTGGGAACCCTGCTGACCCTCGCCTCCATTGTCGTGGCCACCCTGCCCTGGCCCCGGGGCGCCCTCCGCAGATGA
- a CDS encoding RNA-binding S4 domain-containing protein produces the protein MSNPEIEEIPIRDSMIRLGQLLKLANLVEDGVEATELIKNGLVKVNGEIDDRRGRQLHDGDTVTVNGQTVRVSAPGA, from the coding sequence ATGAGCAACCCGGAAATCGAAGAGATCCCCATCCGCGACAGCATGATCCGCCTGGGCCAGCTCCTGAAGCTCGCCAACCTCGTGGAGGACGGCGTGGAGGCGACGGAGCTGATCAAGAACGGACTGGTCAAGGTCAACGGTGAGATCGACGACCGGCGCGGCCGGCAGCTTCACGACGGGGACACGGTGACGGTGAACGGCCAGACCGTCCGGGTCAGCGCTCCCGGGGCGTAA
- a CDS encoding alpha/beta hydrolase — MTSADSFPAPVVLWSKPEEARAGKPLLVLLHGYGANEQDLLSLADMLPDEFAVASVRAPIAMGPGFSWFPLTGSIEYSVDAVKAASAYVLDWLDTVKADHPSVTLLGFSMGMAMATTLLRQRPADFAAVVGLSGFVVNADSDGEFRDAELDGTVPLFWGRDQQDPVITPDKIEYTMGWVRKHVKLTKVLYTGMWHGINAQEIGHVSEFLTHEVLNK; from the coding sequence ATGACTTCTGCCGACTCCTTTCCTGCCCCCGTTGTTCTGTGGTCCAAGCCTGAGGAAGCCAGGGCCGGCAAGCCACTGCTCGTCCTGCTGCACGGCTACGGCGCCAACGAGCAGGACCTCCTCAGCCTGGCCGACATGCTCCCGGACGAATTCGCGGTGGCCTCGGTCCGCGCACCCATCGCCATGGGTCCGGGCTTCTCCTGGTTCCCGCTGACCGGCTCCATCGAGTATTCTGTCGACGCCGTCAAGGCAGCGTCCGCCTACGTGCTCGACTGGCTGGACACCGTGAAGGCCGACCACCCGTCCGTTACGCTCCTCGGATTCTCGATGGGCATGGCCATGGCCACCACGCTGCTAAGGCAGCGGCCCGCTGACTTTGCCGCCGTCGTCGGACTTTCAGGCTTCGTGGTCAATGCTGATTCCGACGGCGAGTTCCGTGACGCCGAGCTGGACGGAACGGTGCCGCTGTTCTGGGGCCGGGACCAGCAGGATCCGGTCATCACACCGGACAAGATCGAATACACCATGGGCTGGGTGCGCAAGCACGTGAAGCTGACCAAGGTCCTCTACACCGGGATGTGGCACGGCATCAACGCCCAGGAGATCGGCCACGTGTCCGAGTTCCTCACCCACGAGGTGCTGAACAAGTAA
- a CDS encoding winged helix DNA-binding domain-containing protein — protein METHELLWSRLTGQQLREPRAATAEEALKNLLAVQAQEFPYARWSLSQRTAAATAADVEQAVAEGRILRTHILRPTWHFVHRDDLPWLRALSAPRLHQANGGTYRKTGIDNETASRSADVLTAAVAGGVHLTREQLAARLQDAGFHATGLALAYLIMHAEISGVLVSGVPIRSPGGALRQTYASFDERVAGATGAAPSRDESLAALVLRYFGSRGPATVRDCADWSGLTMKDVRTGLALVGDMAPGAIVAASFDGADFYLRPESGGETPGRTSRQGVDGQPQIDLVQCYDEYIMGYSLSRHYFGGTAPAYPFGDNPMHVVLSDGVLAGAWRHSLVRRGSQVERCELDIRLARPNGHGDGQAVEAAVTRYGAFLGVPAVRAPAGA, from the coding sequence ATGGAAACCCATGAGCTGCTGTGGAGCAGGCTGACCGGCCAGCAGCTAAGGGAGCCGCGGGCAGCCACAGCAGAGGAAGCCCTGAAGAACCTGCTGGCAGTCCAGGCACAGGAGTTCCCCTATGCGCGCTGGTCCCTCTCCCAGCGGACGGCCGCAGCGACGGCCGCCGATGTGGAGCAGGCCGTCGCGGAAGGACGGATTCTCCGAACCCACATCCTGCGGCCCACCTGGCATTTTGTGCACCGGGATGACCTGCCGTGGCTGCGGGCCCTGTCCGCACCCCGGCTGCATCAGGCGAACGGCGGCACATACCGCAAAACAGGGATCGACAATGAGACAGCGTCGAGGAGCGCCGATGTCCTGACAGCAGCGGTGGCCGGCGGAGTGCATCTGACGCGGGAGCAGTTGGCGGCCAGGCTGCAGGATGCCGGATTCCACGCCACGGGACTTGCCCTCGCGTACCTGATCATGCATGCCGAGATCAGCGGGGTGCTGGTGAGCGGCGTGCCCATCCGCAGCCCCGGCGGCGCCCTGCGGCAGACGTATGCCTCGTTCGACGAACGGGTGGCCGGCGCCACCGGCGCCGCCCCCTCCCGGGACGAATCGTTGGCCGCCCTGGTCCTGAGGTATTTCGGGAGCCGCGGGCCTGCAACCGTCCGGGACTGCGCGGACTGGTCCGGACTCACCATGAAGGACGTGCGCACGGGGTTGGCCTTGGTGGGTGACATGGCTCCGGGCGCCATTGTTGCTGCCAGCTTTGACGGCGCCGACTTCTACCTCCGGCCTGAGTCCGGCGGGGAGACACCGGGCCGGACATCCCGGCAGGGCGTGGACGGGCAGCCGCAGATCGACCTGGTCCAGTGCTACGACGAATACATCATGGGCTATTCGCTGTCACGGCATTATTTCGGCGGAACCGCGCCGGCCTACCCCTTTGGCGACAACCCCATGCATGTCGTCCTGTCCGACGGAGTGCTTGCCGGCGCATGGCGGCATTCGCTGGTTCGCCGGGGGTCGCAGGTGGAGCGCTGCGAGCTGGACATCCGTCTTGCCCGGCCGAACGGACATGGCGACGGGCAGGCCGTGGAGGCAGCCGTGACCAGGTACGGGGCGTTTCTGGGCGTGCCGGCGGTCCGGGCCCCGGCGGGTGCCTGA
- a CDS encoding HNH endonuclease signature motif containing protein produces the protein MESKAAVETVEAIGASVSALAVFVDRAVGSVPLNGDEVPRGSSVPGLDPLRDQADAYLDGLAELARTEARLAALKVQLVAGYARTEKAMTPPAASPQDCMVRDMAVTAEVAGVLTISERAAGNLQVEANILTAGRPLTMAALQAGAISWRHARIMVDETENVDPAGAAELEAHFLDPDAPDPARGCPAGELVPCRFRAKVCTWRERHHPGSIEKRHARSSADRRVEYTPDSDGMAWFSAYLPAAQAVGIWNRTTDAARAMQGPGEARTLTQLRADVTSTWLLTAGRRPKAEGNTGSAIDGITDEFGAVPSPAAQVLVTVPVFSLLGLTEEPAMLDGYGPIPPSMARALVADGAASFLRVLTDPRDGAPLEIGRISYRLTKQMRQWLRLRDAKCTFPACNNHSLDNDADHLLAWARGGPTGISNLGQSCPKHHRLKHNSGWTPAAASTNDPPGWTSPAGRHYRSEQPDWEPPHWPPRIQAMLDHLDPPDEGDPCTPEIHGVTERPVAEVPFGNGHEAA, from the coding sequence ATGGAAAGCAAAGCAGCTGTGGAGACGGTTGAGGCCATCGGCGCCTCCGTTTCTGCGCTGGCTGTTTTTGTTGACCGTGCTGTGGGGAGCGTCCCCTTGAACGGAGACGAGGTGCCGCGCGGCAGCTCCGTTCCCGGGCTTGATCCTTTGCGGGATCAGGCGGACGCGTACCTGGACGGTCTGGCCGAGCTGGCCAGGACGGAGGCCCGGCTCGCGGCCCTGAAGGTGCAGCTCGTCGCCGGCTACGCCAGGACTGAGAAGGCCATGACCCCGCCAGCGGCGTCCCCGCAGGATTGCATGGTCCGGGATATGGCCGTGACCGCCGAGGTGGCCGGTGTCCTGACCATCAGCGAACGCGCGGCCGGCAACCTGCAGGTCGAGGCCAACATCCTGACCGCGGGACGGCCGCTGACCATGGCGGCGCTGCAGGCCGGGGCCATTTCCTGGCGGCATGCCCGGATCATGGTGGACGAGACCGAGAACGTCGACCCCGCCGGCGCGGCAGAACTGGAGGCGCATTTCCTGGACCCGGATGCCCCGGACCCCGCGCGGGGCTGCCCGGCCGGTGAGCTTGTCCCGTGCCGGTTCCGGGCGAAGGTCTGCACCTGGCGGGAGCGGCACCACCCGGGGAGCATCGAAAAACGCCACGCCCGCAGCTCAGCGGACCGGCGGGTCGAATACACCCCCGACAGTGACGGGATGGCGTGGTTCTCGGCCTATCTCCCGGCAGCGCAGGCCGTCGGGATCTGGAACCGCACCACGGACGCCGCCCGCGCCATGCAGGGACCAGGCGAGGCCAGGACCCTCACCCAGCTCCGGGCCGACGTCACCTCAACCTGGCTCCTCACAGCAGGCCGTAGACCCAAGGCCGAGGGAAACACGGGGAGCGCCATCGATGGAATCACTGATGAATTCGGCGCCGTGCCCTCGCCCGCGGCGCAGGTCCTGGTTACCGTCCCGGTGTTTTCGCTGCTCGGCCTGACCGAGGAGCCGGCCATGCTGGACGGGTACGGGCCGATCCCGCCGTCCATGGCCCGCGCACTCGTCGCCGACGGTGCCGCCTCGTTCCTGCGGGTGCTGACCGACCCGCGGGACGGGGCACCGTTAGAGATCGGACGCATCAGTTACCGGCTCACCAAGCAGATGCGGCAATGGCTGCGGCTCCGGGACGCCAAATGCACTTTCCCGGCCTGCAACAACCACTCGCTGGACAACGACGCCGATCACCTTCTGGCCTGGGCGCGCGGCGGACCTACCGGGATCAGCAATCTCGGCCAATCCTGTCCGAAACATCACCGACTTAAACACAACTCCGGCTGGACGCCCGCCGCCGCGAGCACCAATGACCCGCCAGGCTGGACCTCACCCGCCGGCCGACACTACCGCAGCGAACAACCCGACTGGGAACCGCCCCACTGGCCACCACGAATCCAGGCCATGCTTGACCACCTTGATCCACCCGACGAAGGCGACCCCTGCACGCCCGAAATCCACGGCGTGACCGAAAGACCGGTTGCCGAGGTTCCTTTCGGTAACGGTCACGAAGCAGCCTGA
- a CDS encoding CoA-acylating methylmalonate-semialdehyde dehydrogenase: MQTIPHFINGSRVSDAERFGPVFNPATGEQEKQVALASAVRTEEAIAAARAALPAWRATSLAKRTNIFFRVREILNQRKPELAAILTSEHGKVLSDAEGEISRGLENIDFATGLSHMLKGERSEQVSSGIDVHSVRQPVGVVACITPFNFPAMVPLWMVGSALACGNTVLLKPSEKDPSAAIFIAEAFAEAGLPAGVLNVVQGDKEAVDVLLEHPHVKAVSFVGSTPIAQSIYKRAAEHGKRVQALGGAKNHMVVLPDADLDMAADAAVSAAYGSAGERCMAVSVLVAVGNIADDLVKAISSRMAGLKIGPGTDPTSQMGPLITAEHRDRVASYVAGAENEGATVVVDGRSQQFDSNGFFIGVSLVDHVKPGMKVYDDEIFGPVLSVVRVDTYSDAVRLVNENEFGNGTAIFTRDGGAARQFEFDVEAGMVGVNVPIPVPVGTFSFGGWKNSLFGDTHMYGPDSIKFYTRGKVVTTRWPDPSTSVIDLGFPQID, from the coding sequence TTGCAGACCATTCCGCACTTCATCAACGGCAGCCGCGTCAGCGACGCCGAGCGCTTCGGCCCCGTCTTCAACCCCGCCACCGGCGAACAGGAGAAGCAGGTGGCGCTTGCCTCGGCAGTCCGGACGGAGGAAGCCATCGCGGCCGCCCGTGCTGCACTGCCCGCGTGGCGCGCCACCAGCCTGGCCAAGCGCACCAACATCTTCTTCCGCGTCCGCGAAATCCTGAACCAGCGCAAGCCTGAGCTCGCGGCGATTCTCACCAGCGAGCACGGCAAGGTCCTTTCCGACGCCGAGGGTGAAATCTCCCGCGGCCTGGAGAACATCGACTTCGCCACCGGCCTGTCCCACATGCTCAAGGGTGAACGCTCCGAGCAGGTCTCCAGCGGCATCGACGTGCACTCCGTGCGCCAGCCGGTGGGCGTCGTCGCCTGCATCACCCCGTTCAACTTCCCGGCCATGGTGCCGCTGTGGATGGTGGGCAGCGCCCTTGCCTGCGGCAACACCGTGCTGCTGAAGCCCAGCGAGAAGGACCCCTCGGCGGCCATCTTCATTGCCGAGGCCTTTGCCGAAGCGGGCCTGCCCGCCGGCGTGCTGAACGTGGTCCAGGGGGACAAGGAAGCTGTTGACGTCCTGCTCGAGCACCCCCACGTCAAAGCGGTGAGCTTCGTCGGCTCCACGCCGATTGCGCAGTCCATCTACAAGCGGGCAGCCGAACACGGCAAGCGGGTCCAGGCCCTGGGCGGCGCCAAGAACCACATGGTGGTGCTGCCCGACGCCGACCTGGACATGGCTGCCGACGCTGCGGTTTCCGCCGCCTACGGTTCGGCGGGAGAGCGCTGCATGGCCGTCAGCGTCCTCGTGGCGGTGGGCAACATTGCGGACGACCTGGTCAAGGCAATTTCCAGCCGCATGGCCGGCCTCAAGATTGGTCCGGGAACGGACCCAACCTCCCAGATGGGCCCGCTGATCACCGCGGAGCACCGGGACCGCGTGGCCTCCTACGTGGCGGGAGCGGAAAACGAAGGTGCCACGGTGGTCGTCGACGGGCGCTCGCAGCAGTTCGATTCCAACGGCTTCTTCATCGGGGTCAGCCTGGTGGACCACGTGAAGCCCGGGATGAAGGTGTACGACGACGAGATCTTCGGCCCGGTCCTGTCGGTAGTGCGCGTCGATACGTACAGCGACGCCGTCCGGCTGGTCAACGAGAACGAGTTCGGCAACGGCACAGCCATCTTCACCCGCGACGGCGGGGCGGCACGGCAGTTCGAGTTCGACGTCGAGGCCGGCATGGTGGGCGTCAACGTCCCCATCCCCGTTCCGGTTGGCACGTTCTCGTTTGGCGGCTGGAAGAACTCGCTGTTCGGCGACACCCACATGTACGGCCCGGACAGCATCAAGTTCTACACCCGCGGCAAGGTGGTCACCACTCGGTGGCCGGACCCGTCCACCTCGGTGATCGACCTCGGCTTCCCGCAGATCGACTAA
- the mmsB gene encoding 3-hydroxyisobutyrate dehydrogenase: MAVIGWIGLGNMGGSMSANLAKAGHDVRGFDLNPAALAAAEEAGVKPVASIAEAVDGADAVFTMLPKGEHARAVYLGEDGVLAHADTATLLVDSSTIDIATARELHDAAAAAGFRFVDAPVSGGMSGAKAGTLTFMVGGEAGAVADASRYIEPMASNVIPTGGATTGQAAKICNNLMLLINLASTAEGAVLADRLGLDKQVFWDIASVSSGDSWALRTWYPVPGVVPTAASNNDFAPTFTTELANKDIGLAISAAEDTGTPLEIGRHVQQLFQQLIDAGESGKDCSMIIKLVDGSLDSAK, translated from the coding sequence ATGGCAGTAATCGGTTGGATCGGCCTCGGAAACATGGGCGGTTCCATGTCCGCGAACCTGGCAAAGGCCGGGCACGACGTCCGCGGTTTTGACCTCAACCCCGCCGCGCTTGCCGCGGCCGAGGAAGCCGGCGTCAAGCCTGTTGCCAGCATCGCCGAGGCCGTGGACGGCGCAGACGCCGTCTTCACCATGCTGCCCAAGGGCGAACACGCCCGCGCGGTGTACCTCGGTGAGGACGGTGTCCTCGCACATGCGGACACTGCAACCCTCCTCGTGGATTCCTCCACCATCGATATCGCCACCGCCAGGGAACTGCACGACGCCGCTGCTGCCGCCGGCTTCCGCTTTGTCGACGCCCCGGTCTCGGGCGGCATGAGCGGCGCCAAGGCCGGAACCCTTACGTTCATGGTCGGCGGGGAAGCGGGCGCCGTGGCGGACGCCAGCCGCTACATCGAGCCAATGGCCTCCAACGTCATTCCCACCGGCGGCGCTACTACCGGCCAGGCAGCCAAAATCTGCAACAATCTGATGCTCCTGATCAACCTCGCCTCCACCGCCGAGGGTGCCGTCCTGGCAGACCGCCTGGGCCTGGACAAGCAGGTCTTCTGGGACATCGCCTCGGTGTCCTCCGGGGACTCGTGGGCGCTGCGGACCTGGTACCCCGTGCCCGGCGTCGTTCCCACGGCGGCCTCGAACAACGACTTTGCCCCTACCTTCACCACGGAACTCGCCAACAAGGACATCGGACTGGCCATCAGCGCCGCCGAGGACACCGGCACGCCGCTGGAGATCGGCAGGCATGTCCAGCAGCTCTTCCAGCAGCTCATCGACGCCGGTGAGTCGGGCAAGGACTGCTCCATGATCATCAAACTCGTCGACGGTTCGCTGGACAGCGCCAAGTAG